Proteins co-encoded in one Crateriforma spongiae genomic window:
- a CDS encoding DUF4332 domain-containing protein, protein MSLLLTILRAAHCRSTHHFFALDALPLVQTAAGKRLAGWLLKHHGRYLTGAKDPDTRFRDFQNHVVHVEDGYWGGAPRVAHQWYDRMFRYVRDGRYSDAAHAAGVISHYFTDPIQPLHTAQTAREKVLHRPIEWSITLSYEDIYRRWLRDESRVVFQLSEGPQWLGEAILHAAKFAHRRYNTLVDSYRLDLGAKDPPAGLDDPTRDVLADLFGIAITGWARALERMALETELALGQPIPKANLSLSAVMAAIQTPAKWWIKRIADRDEQDAVSALISEFTRTGQVLENLPAEIDIVDRVMRIRRDEQIWKQRRIAQAESKQTAVAIDETITTESAKSSAGQSAAAPSTIPFPANRSEANDTTRTADSDQTVAAEQAGRQPREASENSTPSLHAGDDLVDAPSIGPKTAHRFAEIGVQTVAQFLAKSPEELAGRLATRWMTADTIRTWQHQASLMCEMPKMLAREIQLLVGAGYVTMRDIAGADASELHREIEAFAATSAGRRYLRGGSPPSIQRVTQWTQLPQKPRRRAA, encoded by the coding sequence ATGAGCCTTCTGTTGACGATTTTGCGCGCCGCCCATTGCCGCAGCACGCACCACTTCTTCGCCCTGGATGCGCTGCCGCTGGTACAGACGGCTGCTGGCAAGCGGTTGGCCGGTTGGTTGCTGAAGCATCACGGTCGCTATTTGACCGGCGCGAAAGATCCCGACACACGGTTTCGCGACTTTCAAAACCATGTGGTTCACGTCGAAGACGGTTATTGGGGCGGCGCACCGCGTGTGGCACACCAGTGGTACGACCGCATGTTCCGATATGTCAGGGATGGGCGTTATTCCGACGCGGCCCATGCCGCCGGGGTGATCAGCCACTACTTCACCGACCCGATCCAGCCGTTGCACACCGCGCAAACCGCACGTGAAAAAGTGCTGCATCGTCCGATCGAATGGTCGATCACGCTTTCCTACGAAGACATCTATCGACGCTGGCTGCGTGACGAATCACGCGTCGTTTTTCAGCTTTCCGAAGGCCCCCAGTGGCTGGGCGAAGCGATCTTGCACGCGGCCAAGTTTGCACATCGTCGCTACAACACGCTGGTTGATTCTTATCGTCTGGATTTGGGTGCCAAGGATCCGCCGGCCGGTCTGGATGATCCGACCCGGGACGTGCTGGCGGATTTGTTCGGAATTGCCATCACCGGTTGGGCCCGAGCCCTGGAGCGAATGGCGCTGGAAACCGAATTGGCACTGGGGCAACCGATCCCGAAGGCCAACCTGTCGCTTTCGGCCGTGATGGCGGCAATTCAAACACCCGCCAAGTGGTGGATCAAACGCATCGCCGATCGCGACGAACAGGATGCGGTGTCGGCGCTGATCAGTGAATTCACACGCACCGGGCAAGTCCTGGAAAACCTGCCCGCCGAAATCGATATCGTCGACCGGGTGATGCGGATCCGCCGCGACGAACAGATCTGGAAACAACGTCGAATCGCACAGGCGGAATCGAAACAGACGGCTGTCGCGATCGACGAAACGATCACCACCGAATCCGCCAAGTCATCGGCCGGGCAATCCGCCGCCGCGCCGTCGACCATCCCGTTCCCCGCCAATCGTTCGGAAGCAAACGACACCACACGCACCGCCGATTCCGATCAAACCGTTGCCGCCGAACAGGCCGGTCGGCAACCGCGTGAAGCTTCGGAGAATTCCACGCCCAGCTTGCACGCCGGCGACGACCTGGTCGATGCGCCGTCGATCGGTCCGAAAACCGCTCATCGCTTCGCCGAAATCGGCGTCCAAACGGTGGCCCAGTTTCTTGCCAAGTCACCGGAGGAACTGGCTGGTCGCTTGGCAACGCGGTGGATGACTGCCGACACGATCCGAACCTGGCAACACCAGGCGTCGCTGATGTGCGAGATGCCAAAGATGCTGGCTCGTGAAATCCAGCTGTTGGTCGGTGCAGGCTATGTCACGATGCGGGATATCGCCGGTGCGGACGCGTCCGAATTGCATCGGGAAATCGAAGCCTTTGCCGCCACCAGTGCCGGCCGACGCTACTTGCGTGGTGGTTCACCGCCGTCGATTCAGCGGGTGACCCAGTGGACACAGCTTCCACAGAAACCGCGTCGACGCGCCGCATAA
- a CDS encoding sigma-70 family RNA polymerase sigma factor codes for MAKSIWPSDDKTDVLLDAAREGDSRAVNQLLDRHRKPIRRLIELRLDRKVQRRVDVSDVVQEVLVEASGRLENYLTDPSMAFHLWLRQIAWDHIIDTYRRHRVSAKRNMDREQPLAVGPTGGDESSMDLAVQLCDPKMTPAAIATQREIAELVEKAIHRLDENDREVILMRHYEHLSNLEIAEVLKLNPPAASMRYLRAVRRLRQLLQDDQATEDLNQADT; via the coding sequence ATGGCAAAATCGATTTGGCCCAGCGATGACAAAACCGACGTGCTGTTGGACGCAGCACGCGAGGGCGATTCGCGCGCGGTCAATCAGCTGCTTGACCGCCACCGCAAGCCGATTCGGCGGCTGATCGAACTGCGGCTGGACCGCAAAGTCCAGCGACGTGTCGACGTCAGCGACGTGGTCCAAGAAGTCTTGGTGGAGGCGTCTGGACGGCTGGAAAACTATTTGACCGACCCGTCGATGGCGTTCCATTTGTGGTTACGCCAGATCGCCTGGGATCACATTATCGACACCTATCGGCGGCACCGCGTCAGCGCCAAACGCAACATGGACCGCGAACAGCCGTTGGCCGTCGGTCCGACCGGCGGCGACGAATCGTCGATGGACCTGGCGGTCCAGCTTTGCGACCCCAAGATGACACCGGCGGCGATCGCGACGCAGCGTGAGATCGCCGAATTGGTGGAAAAAGCGATCCACCGGCTGGATGAAAACGACCGCGAAGTGATCCTGATGCGTCACTACGAACACTTGTCGAATCTGGAAATCGCCGAAGTCTTGAAATTGAACCCGCCGGCGGCCAGCATGCGCTACCTGCGGGCGGTCCGGCGTCTGCGACAGTTGTTGCAAGACGACCAGGCGACCGAAGACCTGAACCAGGCTGACACGTGA